From a region of the Branchiostoma floridae strain S238N-H82 chromosome 13, Bfl_VNyyK, whole genome shotgun sequence genome:
- the LOC118429678 gene encoding unconventional myosin-XV-like isoform X2 has protein sequence MVGAIMASLLDTSKSPVWFDGGAGYPLPGEVLGFLGVKSNQLQIRNVLDEQIFVVETDSPSIRPRNQGEDGIPNMINLRELHEGSVILNLKRRFEEHQIYTYIGSILVALNPYKPFDIYGVDVVKQYQKALIGDNLPPHLFAVANTAFLKMARTSKNQTVVISGESGAGKTESTKLIVQFLAASCNSTNTSLITEQILEATPLLESFGNAKTVKNDNSSRFGKYLELQYTNGVITGAKTTDYLLEKSRIVSQAPYERNYHIFYEMLAGMTEADKNKYGLQQAQSYYYLNQGGNPSIPSKNDGEDFTGILAALDVLGFTADETDTVFSIVAAVLHLGNVYFGKSEEEIATVISQSELRVVAELLQLPFDGLHSAVTAKLTEAHGEKIYSSYSMEQALEARDAIAKSLYQRLFVWLVERVNRTVYKQPEKRCRTIGILDIFGFEDFDVNSFEQLCINFANEKLHDHFNRHIFKIEQMEYEKESIGWKHMTCPDNQLCLDLISAKPHGIFSLLNDQSSFPQATDRSFLEKCHHFHQDHEHYERPRVPAQEFSIRHCAGKVSYKVHGFLDKNKDTMRYDVVEMLIGSKCELLSRMFWEHQSLELNKSISKKQHGLTTLNVVSHKVPTVSAKFQESLEELLEEISKCNPLFVRCMKPNTCKAALMFDTAIVLEQLRNLGILDTIRIRKKGYPIRVPFKQFADRYKFMIGELNPDSDPRGVCIMILGKLGSHFADQFQLGQSKVFLREVVEHHLETERSRILNLAATQVQRVFRGHVAAKAFSRMKSAIVTIQAGIRMAKIREAYLELRRAVVFVQATWKMILQRRRYIKLREEAQKQAELNRLAQEKADRLAMQNRKQEEAQQAREITDLSHMEIPAELSYIFDNIKSWHPQHTDRNVVKVFSHVAEQPFKSSLPADVDWHQLSKYISIYLKGGRWGVTKKPISAPFHRMSNDDAHQAIAVFKMILRFMGDTRLTEEKERLLGNYIVQMGLKNEAVRDEILCQLCSQTWGEGPAHWNRERGWILLTNCLSSWFPSPTLYKYLLNHVSNSMDNGYNNHCQHKMLHSPAMDEGLPRTYPPCVLEWKTNRKLANMALETRFHDGEAFTSSVNSWTTGEEFGVTVLHHRGVQDENLGWTVVLRDGTEEYELAGYDYVLDLIAEMEMAPGFPVCKSFFLVSSDKMASNAEEVDISFSDIPTKVPPLLQSGVRGYSYDGPLKHTERLSQQSEYVHNFPQRQAANKDSMLGSSDYLPYDYKLPIRDYGLPPAPDYTTEDGGRFHHGPGSPSSSRSTPQHHMSNRRMGNTPHRETRLRHKSLGGRSVGGQSIPHSEVSQSGLDDYLDRLFNPVLSDDSSELGDAAGMEVHMKGGGQAPAPPGAAGTTGTSSTTPKMAGQNVDLNAANSMMGMQPGMMGVGLLPTMPNMGLMQGVGNPALLQQAMLQQQAYLAQQMMLLQQQQALFSQQSQLPAQQAPGIPTQHRSPHSHSSTSKPPSLSSTASLTEQSPDETDAIPTAVQGSPAAGSQVAPSKVKPPNVGLPDPNVTPFTKDEDSTESEEETRSHAFYTKTTPRIRVGNIEWPPVAEKPLKRKQRDVGKLLIDDHTADLLSGSLQPKQPEAGQQQQEDGTVHVRISSGENKVPTKESALSAHLQAIDKLKRGSPKKVSISPASASPAKEPRPDTTSEKKTSPTTPAAPVVAKAPVKELEKSPVKTASPVLPMSPSNKNPKFILKKKPDPHQEAMAKLEEVKKKLPPSVDTPAAAAPASNPPTVQKAVRTAENSSVQQPQDMKAESTESEGEDHHKAALAKIGGVIIKRVQSSSRAGHAESLLSSDSDSDAVSEKSQDLKVHQEALRRLSQKTGRPVLPQNHPTDEADAGGQIDAPQAPDVVSQDGFPRSGQTKTELYPPNPGPYYTYTRVHWNLCVRKEVFNPTEKLENPMALNLVFAQVVHDVSRINSCLRMTIEESSKLQTIFDEHGITPSNLSQTAMTKKRVVDIARDFPTYFCRVFPVSGDRANPDVQMLGVSHSGVRFMRRDAESAFKDCLHVLREFRFKDIRSVEVEPRTVLQINLHNGSRIPLYTPRAKQIQDMIRKWIEDLKKTPTMSVLLEPMSPEMFPGKNKKTSC, from the exons ATGGTAGGAGCCATCATGGCATCTCTCCTGGATACATCAAAG TCACCTGTCTGGTTTGATGGCGGTGCTGGCTACCCACTGCCTGGAGAAGTTCTGGGTTTCCTTGGAGTCAAATCTAACCAGCTGCAGATCAGAAATGTCCTGGATGAACAG ATTTTCGTTGTGGAGACTGACAGTCCGTCTATCCGCCCCAGAAACCAGGGTGAGGATGGTATACCAAACATGATCAATCTCAG GGAATTACATGAGGGCTCAGTCATCCTTAACTTGAAGAGAAGATTTGAAGAACATCAGATCTAT ACATACATTGGCTCCATCTTGGTGGCACTGAACCCCTACAAACCATTTGACATCTATGGGGTTGATGTCGTTAAGCAATACCAGAAAGCCTTGATCGGTGACAACCTTCCACC GCACTTGTTTGCAGTAGCCAACACTGCATTTCTGAAGATGGCCCGAACCAGCAAGAATCAAACTGTGGTTATAAG TGGAGAAAGTGGAGCTGGAAAGACTGAGAGCACCAAGCTGATAGTGCAGTTCCTGGCTGCCAGCTGTAACAGTACCAACACATCACTCATCACAGAGCAG ATCCTGGAGGCCACCCCCTTGTTGGAGTCTTTTGGAAATGCAAAGACAGTCAAGAATGACAACTCCAGCCGTTTTGGAAAATACCTGGAATTGCAATACACAAA TGGTGTCATCACAGGTGCAAAGACAACTGATTACCTGCTGGAGAAGTCCAGGATAGTCAGTCAG GCTCCATATGAGAGGAATTACCATATTTTCTATGAGATGCTGGCTGGTATGACAGAAGCAGACAAGAACAAGTATGGCCTGCAACAGGCACAGTCTTACTATTACCTCAACCAG GGAGGCAATCCTTCTATCCCATCCAAGAATGATGGTGAGGACTTTACTGGTATCCTGGCAGCGTTAGATGTGCTGGGTTTCACTGCAGATGAGACAGATACTGTGTTCTCTATAGTGGCTGCTGTCCTGCACCTTGGCAATGTGTATTTTGGCAAATCTGAG GAGGAAATAGCAACAGTGATTAGCCAATCAGAGTTGAGGGTAGTGGCAGAGCTTTTGCAGCTGCCCTTTGATGGACTTCATTCTGCAGTGACAGCAAAACTAACG GAAGCACACGGAGAAAAGATCTATTCATCATACAGCATGGAACAAGCTTTAGAAGCAAG AGATGCCATAGCCAAATCCCTGTACCAGAGGCTGTTTGTGTGGTTAGTGGAGAGAGTCAACAGAACCGTGTACAAGCAGCCTGAGAAGAGGTGCAGGACAATCGGCATTCTGGACATCTTTGGGTTTGAG GACTTTGATGTCAACAGCTTTGAACAGCTTTGCATCAACTTTGCCAATGAAAAACTTCATGACCACTTCAACAGACATATATTCAAGATAGAGCAG ATGGAGTACGAGAAAGAGTCTATAGGCTGGAAACACATGACCTGTCCTGACAACCAGCTTTGCTTGGACCTGATTTCTGCCAAACCACATGGAATATTCTCCTTACTGAACGACCAGAGCAGCTTTCCTCAG GCAACTGATAGATCCTTCCTGGAGAAATGTCACCACTTCCACCAGGACCATGAACATTACGAGCGTCCCAGGGTGCCTGCCCAGGAGTTCTCCATCAGACACTGTGCAGGAAAGGTCTCCTATAAA GTCCATGGTTTCCTGGATAAGAACAAAGACACCATGAGATATGATGTTGTGGAGATGCTAATAGGAAGCAAATGTGAG ctgcttTCTCGAATGTTTTGGGAACACCAGTCTTTGGAACTGAACAAGAGTATCAGTAAGAAACAACATGGATTGACCACGCTGAATGTGGTGAGCCACAAGGTTCCAACTGTATCTGCCAAGTTCCAGGAGTCACTGGAGGAACTACTGGAGGAAATATCCAA GTGTAATCCATTATTTGTTAGATGTATGAAGCCAAACACATGTAAG GCTGCACTGATGTTTGATACAGCCATTGTGCTGGAACAGCTGAGGAACTTGGGCATATTGGACACCATCCGCATTCGCAAAAAAGGGTATCCAATCCGAGTTCCATTCAAGCAGTTTGCTGACAG ATACAAGTTCATGATCGGTGAGCTGAACCCAGACTCAGACCCCCGAGGTGTGTGCATCATGATTCTGGGCAAGCTGGGCAGCCACTTTGCTGACCAGTTTCAGCTGGGGCAGTCTAAG GTGTTCTTGCGGGAGGTTGTGGAGCATCATCTGGAGACGGAGCGGAGTCGTATTCTCAACCTGGCAGCAACTCAGGTGCAGAGGGTCTTTCGTGGCCACGTGGCAGCAAAGGCCTTCAGCAGGATGAAATCTGCTATTGTCACTATCCAAGCAGGAATCCGCATGGCAAaaatcag GGAGGCATACTTGGAGCTGAGGagagctgtggtgtttgtgcaGGCAACATGGAAGATGATCTTGCAGAGGAGGCGATACATCAAG CTTCGTGAAGAGGCTCAAAAGCAAGCAGAATTGAATCGACTGGCCCAGGAAAAGGCTGACAGACTTGCAATG CAAAACAGGAAACAAGAAGAG GCCCAACAAGCTCGTGAAATTACAGATCTCAGTCATATGGAAATTCCTGCCGAACTTTCATACATCTTTGACAATATAAAAT CATGGCACCCCCAGCACACTGACAGAAATGTTGTGAAAGTGTTCAGCCATGTTGCAGAACAGCCCTTCAAGTCTTCTCTCCCTGCTGATGTGGACTGGCATCAGCTCTCCAAGTACATCAGCATCTACCTCAAG GGAGGGAGATGGGGAGTGACAAAGAAGCCAATCTCTGCACCCTTCCATAGGATGAGTAATGATGATGCACATCAGGCCATTGCTGTATTCAAGATG ATTCTCAGGTTCATGGGCGACACCAGGCTGACTGAAGAGAAGGAGCGGCTGCTGGGGAACTACATTGTTCAGATG GGTCTAAAAAATGAGGCTGTTCGGGATGAGATTCTGTGCCAGCTGTGCAGTCAGACATGGGGAGAGGGACCTGCCCACTGGAACCGTGAGCGCGGGTGGATTTTGCTGACAAACTGTCTGTCATCTTGGTTCCCATCTCCTACACTATACAAATACCTTCTCAA CCATGTGTCCAACAGTATGGATAATGGCTACAACAACCACTGTCAGCACAAGATGTTACATTCTCCAGCCATGGATGAGGGTCTGCCGCGTACCTACCCGCCGTGTGTTTTGGAGTGGAAGACAAACAGGAAACTAGCTAACATGGCCTTGGAGACAAGGTTTCATGATG GTGAAGCTTTCACATCCTCTGTGAACTCCTGGACAACCGGCGAGGAGTTTGGCGTCACAGTCCTGCACCACAG AGGAGTCCAGGATGAGAACCTGGGCTGGACGGTTGTGCTGCGGGATGGAACAGAAGAGTACGAGCTGGCCGGGTACGACTATGTCCTCGACCTCATCGCAGAGATGGAGATGGCACCTGGATTCCCTGTCTGCAAATCCTTCTTTCTTGTATCCTCAGATAAAATGGCGAGTAATGCTGAGGAGGTGGACATATCATTCTCAGATATCCCCACCAAGGTTCCTCCGCTGCTACAGAGTGGAGTAAGAGGATATTCATACGATGGCCCCCTAAAACACACAGAAAGATTGTCCCAACAATCAGAATATGTGCATAACTTCCCTCAAAGGCAAGCTGCCAATAAGGACTCCATGCTGGGCAGCAGTGACTATCTGCCGTACGATTACAAACTCCCGATTCGAGATTATGGCCTGCCACCCGCACCAGACTACACCACAGAGGATGGCGGCAGGTTCCACCATGGCCCTGGGAGTCCGTCATCATCTAGGTCAACGCCTCAACACCACATGTCCAACAGGAGAATGGGCAACACTCCACACAGAGAGACAAGACTAAGGCACAAGAGCCTTGGGGGCCGTTCTGTGGGAGGGCAGTCTATCCCGCACAGCGAAGTGTCCCAGTCAGGTCTGGATGACTACCTGGACAGACTCTTCAACCCTGTCTTGTCAGACGACAGCTCTGAGCTCGGTGATGCAGCTGGTATGGAGGTGCACATGAAGGGAGGAGGACAAGCACCTGCACCACCTGGAGCGGCTGGGACTACAGGAACATCCTCGACGACACCCAAGATGGCAGGGCAAAATGTGGATCTCAATGCAGCAAATAGCATGATGGGAATGCAGCCAGGAATGATGGGAGTAGGACTCTTGCCAACTATGCCAAATATGGGGCTGATGCAAG GTGTGGGGAACCCTGCCCTGCTGCAACAGGCAATGCTTCAGCAGCAGGCATACCTGGCACAACAGATGATGCTG CTTCAGCAGCAGCAGGCCTTGTTCTCCCAGCAGTCCCAGCTGCCAGCCCAGCAGGCCCCAGGCATCCCGACACAACACCGCTCTCCCCACAGTCACAGCAGCACAAGCAAACCTCCATCACTGTCCTCAACAGCTTCCTTAACGGAACAAAGTCCAG ATGAGACCGATGCCATCCCGACTGCTGTACAGGGGTCTCCTGCAGCTGGTTCCCAGGTGGCTCCTAGTAAAGTGAAACCTCCTAATGTAGGTCTACCTGACCCAAATGTAACTCCCTTCACAAAGGATGAAGACAGCACTGAGTCTGAAGAAGAAACTCGCTCTCATGCCTTCTACACCAAAACAACTCCAAGAATTCGTGTGGGTAATATTGAATGGCCACCCGTGGCAGAGAAGCCACTCAAGAGAAAGCAACGTGATGTTGGCAAACTCCTGATCGATGACCACACTGCAGACTTGTTGAGTGGGTCACTCCAACCAAAACAGCCAGAGGCAGGGCAGCAGCAACAA GAGGATGGAACGGTCCATGTGCGGATTTCCTCAGGAGAAAACAAGGTACCTACAAAGGAGTCTGCGCTGTCAGCTCATCTCCAGGCTATAGACAAG CTGAAACGTGGTTCTCCTAAGAAAGTGTCCATCAGTCCTGCATCAGCCTCACCAGCTAAGGAGCCTCGTCCTGACACTACATCAGAGAAGAAGACCTCTCCAACAACACCAGCTGCACCTGTAGTGGCCAAGGCTCCCGTAAAGGAACTCGAGAAGTCACCTGTAAAAACTGCTTCTCCAGTCCTGCCTATGTCACCCTCAAACAAGAATCCCAAATTCATACTGAAGAAGAAGCCAGATCCTCACCAGGAGGCGATGGCTAAACTGGAGGAGGTGAAGAAAAAGTTGCCCCCTTCTGTTGACACACCAGCTGCAGCAGCTCCGGCCAGTAACCCTCCTACAGTACAGAAGGCAGTCCGGACAGCAGAGAACAGCTCAGTACAGCAACCACAAGACATGAAAGCAGAAAGTACAGAGTCTGAAGGTGAAGACCATCACAAAGCAGCTTTGGCAAAGATTGGAGGTGTTATCATCAAAAGAGTGCAGTCATCATCCCGAGCAGGCCACGCAGAATCCCTGCTGTCCTCAGACTCTGACTCAGATGCAGTGTCTGAAAAGAGTCAGGACTTGAAGGTACACCAAGAGGCCCTTAGGAGGCTGAGCCAGAAAACAG GTAGACCAGTGCTTCCTCAGAATCACCCAACAGATGAAGCAGATGCAGGGGGACAGATAGATGCACCACAGGCACCTG ATGTTGTATCCCAAGATGGTTTTCCCCGGTCAGGACAGACTAAGACAGAACTCTACCCTCCCAATCCTGGGCCTTACTATACCTACACCAGGGTGCACTGGAACCTGTGTGTCAGGAAGGAG